The genomic window GTGAATACCCTCGTGGTGAGGGTGAAGGACATGAGCATGCTGTTGATGATGAAGTTGTGGATCTTGAGGATGCAGGGAATGATGTTGTCCTGGAAGACTGGGTCCACCAAGGAGTTGTTGGGAATGAGGGGCACCACTGGTTTGAGATGAGTTTGATATGACAGCGGCAGCAGCTGCTGCAGCTGAATTCATGTTGTCGGCGGAGAGTTGGAGATTGGATAGAACTCCTCGCCGAGAGGGACCCACCCCTAAATTATCCCAATTGATCCAAGCTAACCTTGCCGTCAAATCAGATGTATTCCATTCCTGACTTCCCTCTGTGCGGATCTCTCCTCGGAGGCAGCGTTCTATATATGCAAGGGGTTCCATGGTATCAGAGTGGTGAAGGATCTCTTTGAGAAGGGATATGTATGCGATGGCGAGTCGAAGGGTGTCAATTTTGGAGAGCCGCTTCTCGTATGGAAAGGTAGGAACGTGGAGTCGAAGTTCTTCAAAAGCAGAGTTAATACTTGAAGCActgcaaaataatgataataacataaatactgacaaataaacatattttaaaaggaattgaGCCTCCCAAGGGTTTAGTTTGGTGTTTGAGGACATATGCTTTTAAGATTAGAGGTTAGGAGTTTGGGTATACCTATTATCCTCTCGTGTTGAATGTTGGGCGTACCTCAGAGTTCTTTTCTTATCTCTGGAGTTGCTGTTGTTACTACTGGAGTTGGGGACTGATGATGTTGTCGTACTCGTTGGTCGAGATGCTGTTGGATGAGTTTGCTGCGTTTGTGTT from Lepeophtheirus salmonis chromosome 1, UVic_Lsal_1.4, whole genome shotgun sequence includes these protein-coding regions:
- the Fer2 gene encoding uncharacterized protein Fer2, coding for MASVQYSTTYSEHHPIHHLGYLSPQGNEGMHFEASPGIVSSTMNGRENDPNSYCGIQQLHSNATQHNGQYLEDVESGVSEAEYYSSSHHVSGSSPSKHSPPSSSNMESSYRYRQTQTQQTHPTASRPTSTTTSSVPNSSSNNSNSRDKKRTLRYAQHSTREDNSASSINSAFEELRLHVPTFPYEKRLSKIDTLRLAIAYISLLKEILHHSDTMEPLAYIERCLRGEIRTEGSQEWNTSDLTARLAWINWDNLGVGPSRRGVLSNLQLSADNMNSAAAAAAAVISNSSQTSGAPHSQQLLGGPSLPGQHHSLHPQDPQLHHQQHAHVLHPHHEGIHSAHAGGVHLSHTCPSHMSMGGGM